The nucleotide sequence GATCGCGACGGCTTCGTGCTCGGCGAGGGTGCGGGCGTGGTCGTGCTCGAGGAATACGAGCATGCCAAGGCACGCGGTGCCAAGATCTACGCGGAAGTCGCGGGCTTCGGCCTGACGGGCGATGCGTACCACATGACGGCGCCCGACGTCGATGGCCCGCGCCGCTCGATGGTCATGGCGCTCGCCAATGCGGGCGTCAACCCCGACCAGGTGCAGTACCTCAACGCGCACGGCACCTCGACGCAGCTCGGCGACCTCAACGAGACGAACGCGATCAAGAACGCCTTCGGCGACCATGCGAAGAAGCTGGTCGTCAATTCGACCAAGTCCATGACCGGCCACCTGCTGGGCGGCGCGGGCGGGATCGAATCGGTGTTCACGGTGCTGGCGCTGCATCACCAGAAGAGCCCGCCGACGATCAACATCTTCAACCAGGATCCGGAGTGCGATCTCGACTACTGCGCCAACGAGGCGCGCGATCTGAAGATCGATGTCGCGGTCAAGAACAACTTCGGCTTCGGCGGCACCAACGGCACGCTGGTGTTCAAGCGCGCTTGAGTCTTCATCTCCCATGCACGGCGCACCGTCGGTGACCTACCCGGTGGGGCGCTCGCGTGGCGCGGCCCGCCTGCTGACCGTGGTCTGGGCCCTCGGCGCGCTCTGCGCGGGGGCGTCCTGCTACTTTTTCGATAGTGTCGGCTGGCGCCATGCGCTGCTGCTGCTCAGCGTGCTGTTCGCCGGAGCGGCCGCCGGCATCGGCCTGCGCCGCGACGGTGCCGGCTTTCTTCATTTCGACGGCCGCCTCTGGTCGCTGGCGACCGCGGCCTCCGACGCTTCGGATCCGGCGCGATCGGTGCTGGCCGCGCGTGCTTTCGTCGCGCTCGACCTGCAATCGCTGCTGCTGCTGCGCCTGAGCGAACCGGGTCGGCCGAATCGCTGGCTCTGGGTCGAGCGGCAGGCGATGCCTGAGCGCTGGCGCGATCTGCGCCGTGCGGTATATTCGCGCCCCCCCGCTGCCGAGACCGGCGGCGATGTCTGGCGCGCGACCGCACCCGCCGACGCACCCTGAAATCCCCCTCTCGATGACCACGTCCCCGCCGCCCGTGCCGCCGGATTCCGGCCTGACCGACGCCGCGGCGGCGCCGCGTCCGGGCGAGATCGACTTCCAGCTCGTGCAGCGCACGGTGGCGGGCGACCAGAAGGCCTTCGAACTGCTGGTCATGAAGTACCAGCGCCGCATCGAGCGCCTGATCGGCCGCATGGTGCGCGACGTCGACCTGGTCGAGGACATCGCGCAGGAAACCTTCATCCGCGCCTATCGTGCACTGCACCAATTCCGCGGCGAGGCGCAGTTCTACACCTGGCTCTACCGGATCGCGGTGAACACCGCGAAGAAGGCGCTGGTCGACATGAAGCGCGACCCGACGATCTCCGAAAGCGCCCTGAGGCCGTCTTCCGAGGACGACGATGAAACTTACCGTCCGGGAAACGAACCAACCACCGACGAAACCCCCGAATCCGTCATGGCGGCCAACGAAATCGCGGCCGCGGTCGAGTCCGCCATGGAAGCGCTCCCCGCGGAGTTGCGCCAGGCGGTCACGCTGCGCGAGATCGAGGGCATGAGTTACGAAGAGATTGCCGAAGTCATGGATTGCCCTATCGGCACCGTGCGGTCCCGGATCTTCCGTGCGCGCGAGGCCATTTCGGCCAGGGTCAAACCGCTGCTCGACAACCAGTCGGGCAAGCGTTGGTAAGCACAATCAGGTGAACGAAATGAATCAGACGATGACGGTTCGAGAACAGGTGTCGGCGCTCGCGGATGGTCATTTGCAGGGCGACGAGTTCGCGCAGGCCATCGACAAGGTCTGCGGCGACGAGGAATACCGCGCGGCGTGGCAGGCCTACCATGTGGTGGGCGACGTGCTGCGCTCGAACTCCAACGTGGCGTGCAGCGACGGCAGCGCTTTCCTGGCCCGCTTCCAGCAGCGGCTGGCGGCCGAGCCGGTGACGATCCGGCCGGTGGCGGCCGTGCCCGAAGCGCAGGTGGTGCCGCTCCAGCGTCGTGCCGACGCGGCCAACGAGCCGGTCTTCCGCTGGAAGCTGGTGGCCGGTGCCGCCTCGCTGGTGGCCGTGGCCGCCATCAGCTGGAGCTGGGTCGGCAGCGGTGTCGTCAACGGCCAGGCTGGCGCCCAGCTCGCGCAGCAACAACCCGTGTCGGGCCCGGTGCTCGCATCGGCGGCGCCCACTGGCGTGCAGCAGGCCTCGACGCTCACGCCCACGCGCGTGATCGTGGGCAACGGCAAGCCGCAGGTGATGCTGCGCGACCCGCGCCTGGACCAGTTGCTCGAGGCACACCAGCAGGCGGGCGGCGCCTCGCAGATGCCTTCCGGTTTCCTGCGCAACGCCACCTTCGAAGGACCCACGCGCTGAGCGCGCGACACCGCCGCCTTCCCTGCCAATGACCGTTCAGATGCCGATCTCCGCACGCGCGTTCGTGCTCGTGCTTGCCGCCTTTTGCCTTGCGCAGATCGCGTCCGCGCAGACCCGTTCCAGCGCGGCGAACACCCGGGGCCCGGCATCGGCCCAGACGGCGGGCGAAGCGCCCGTCATGACCGTGACCGAGTGGCTGCAGCGCATGCACGCGGGTGCGCGCCAGCGCAACTATGTCGGCACCTTCGTGGTGTCCGCGCCCGGTGGCGACCTGTCGAGCGCGCGCATCTGGCATGTGCGCGACGGCGAGCAGCAGATCGAGCGCATCGAGGCGCTGAGCGGCCCGCAGCGCTCGACCTTCCGCCGCAACCAGAGCGTGATGACCTTCCTGCCCGAAGCCAAGGTGGTGAAGGTCGAGAAGCGCGAGAACCTGGACCTCTTTCCCAACCTGCCCGACAAGCAGGATTCGTCGATCGGCGAGTTCTACGACGTGCGCTCCATCGGCAAGGACCGCGTGGCCGGCTTCGACGCCGACGTGGTGCAGCTGACCCCGCACGACGGCCTGCGCTTCGGCTACCGCATCTGGAGCGAGCGCCGCACCGGCCTGGTCGTCAAGCTGCAGACGCTCGACGACCAGTCGCGCGTGGTCGAGCAATCGGCGTTCTCCGAGCTGCAGCTCGACGTGCCCGTGAAAGCGCAGGCGCTGGCGCAGATGATGGCCAACACCGCGGGCTACCGCATCGAGAAGCTGGAGCTCGAACGCACCAGCGCGCAGGACGAGGGCTGGACCCTGAGCGCGCCGGTGGCGGGCTTCAAGCCGCGCAGCTTCTTCCGTCGGCCAGCCGCGGGTGGCGACAAGAATGCCGCGATGCAGGACCGCACCGTGCAGTGGATCTTCTCCGATGGCCTCGCCTCGGTGTCCCTCTTCATCGAGCGCTACGACGCCAAGCGCGCCCCGCGCGATGGCGTGCTGACGATCGGCGCGACCAATGCGATCCGCAGGCGCCTGCCCGAACCGGCCAACGACTGGTGGCTGACCGCCGTCGGCGAAGTGCCGCAATCGACGCTCGACGCCTTCGCCCAGAGCCTTGCACGCACGCGCTGATCGGCCTTCGAGGGTGGATGGACGCGAATTGCATGGAACCAAGTCCGTGGTTCGACTCATAGTCAATGTTGTTGGATCTGCTCTTTGATCTTTTGAAAGAAAACCCATGATGTTCAAAGTCGAGGGACACAAGCTCCGTTCCTGCCTCTTCGCATTCGGCCTGGCGTGTTCGGTCGCCGTGGGGTTCCTGCCGGCCGCGCCGGCCGTCGCGCAGACGCGCGGGCTGCCCGACTTCGCCGACCTGGTGGAGCAGGTCGGGCCCGCGGTGGTCGGGATCCGCACCGTCGAGAAGGTGTCGACGCGCGGCAGCGGCGAGATGGACG is from Variovorax paradoxus and encodes:
- the rpoE gene encoding RNA polymerase sigma factor RpoE is translated as MDFQLVQRTVAGDQKAFELLVMKYQRRIERLIGRMVRDVDLVEDIAQETFIRAYRALHQFRGEAQFYTWLYRIAVNTAKKALVDMKRDPTISESALRPSSEDDDETYRPGNEPTTDETPESVMAANEIAAAVESAMEALPAELRQAVTLREIEGMSYEEIAEVMDCPIGTVRSRIFRAREAISARVKPLLDNQSGKRW
- a CDS encoding sigma-E factor negative regulatory protein; the encoded protein is MNQTMTVREQVSALADGHLQGDEFAQAIDKVCGDEEYRAAWQAYHVVGDVLRSNSNVACSDGSAFLARFQQRLAAEPVTIRPVAAVPEAQVVPLQRRADAANEPVFRWKLVAGAASLVAVAAISWSWVGSGVVNGQAGAQLAQQQPVSGPVLASAAPTGVQQASTLTPTRVIVGNGKPQVMLRDPRLDQLLEAHQQAGGASQMPSGFLRNATFEGPTR
- a CDS encoding MucB/RseB C-terminal domain-containing protein, which codes for MTVQMPISARAFVLVLAAFCLAQIASAQTRSSAANTRGPASAQTAGEAPVMTVTEWLQRMHAGARQRNYVGTFVVSAPGGDLSSARIWHVRDGEQQIERIEALSGPQRSTFRRNQSVMTFLPEAKVVKVEKRENLDLFPNLPDKQDSSIGEFYDVRSIGKDRVAGFDADVVQLTPHDGLRFGYRIWSERRTGLVVKLQTLDDQSRVVEQSAFSELQLDVPVKAQALAQMMANTAGYRIEKLELERTSAQDEGWTLSAPVAGFKPRSFFRRPAAGGDKNAAMQDRTVQWIFSDGLASVSLFIERYDAKRAPRDGVLTIGATNAIRRRLPEPANDWWLTAVGEVPQSTLDAFAQSLARTR